A stretch of Microtus pennsylvanicus isolate mMicPen1 chromosome 5, mMicPen1.hap1, whole genome shotgun sequence DNA encodes these proteins:
- the Pnisr gene encoding arginine/serine-rich protein PNISR isoform X2 — translation MWDQGGQPWQQWPLNQQQWMQSFQHQQDPSQIDWAALAQAWIAQREASGQQSIVEQPPGMMPNGQDMPTMESGPNNHGNFQGDSNFNRMWQPEWGMHQQPPHPPPDQPWMPPTPGPMDIVPPSEDSNSQDSGEFAPDNRHMFNQNNHNFGGPPDNFAVGPVNQFDYQDLQDLQHLHRTEESGHHHSGTGNVHQLLFL, via the exons ATGTGGGATCAAGGAGGACAACCTTGGCAGCAATGGCCCTTGAACCAGCAACAGTGGATGCAGTCATTTCAGCACCAGCAGGATCCAA GCCAGATTGACTGGGCTGCTTTGGCCCAAGCTTGGATTGCACAAAGAGAAGCTTCAGGACAGCAAAGCATCGTAGAACAGCCACCAGGAATGATGCCAAATGGACAGGATATGCCTACAATGGAATCTGGTCCAAATAATCATGGGAATTTTCAAGGGGATTCAAACTTTAACAGAATGTGGCAACCAG AATGGGGAATGCATCAGCAACCCCCACACCCCCCTCCAGATCAGCCATGGATGCCACCAACACCAGGCCCAATGGACATTGTTCCTCCTTCTGAAGACAGCAACAGTCAGGACAGTGGGGAATTTGCCCCTGACAACAGACATATGTTTAACCAGAACAATCACAACTTTGGTGGACCACCCGATAATTTTGCAGTGGGGCCGGTGAACCAGTTTGACTATCAG GACCTCCAGGACCTCCAGCACCTGCACAGAACCGAAGAGAGCGGCCACCATCATTCAGGGACCGGCAACGTTCACCAATTGCTCTTCCTGTGA
- the Pnisr gene encoding arginine/serine-rich protein PNISR isoform X3, with protein MWDQGGQPWQQWPLNQQQWMQSFQHQQDPSQIDWAALAQAWIAQREASGQQSIVEQPPGMMPNGQDMPTMESGPNNHGNFQGDSNFNRMWQPG; from the exons ATGTGGGATCAAGGAGGACAACCTTGGCAGCAATGGCCCTTGAACCAGCAACAGTGGATGCAGTCATTTCAGCACCAGCAGGATCCAA GCCAGATTGACTGGGCTGCTTTGGCCCAAGCTTGGATTGCACAAAGAGAAGCTTCAGGACAGCAAAGCATCGTAGAACAGCCACCAGGAATGATGCCAAATGGACAGGATATGCCTACAATGGAATCTGGTCCAAATAATCATGGGAATTTTCAAGGGGATTCAAACTTTAACAGAATGTGGCAACCAG GCTGA